The following are encoded together in the Salvia hispanica cultivar TCC Black 2014 chromosome 6, UniMelb_Shisp_WGS_1.0, whole genome shotgun sequence genome:
- the LOC125194985 gene encoding uncharacterized protein LOC125194985: MRKRKPTKSDLKLPHHYSEIIQKEKAVKQRDPGQFIIRCRIGEGKVDKALCDLGSSINLMPLKYYEKLNIGPLKTSDVTLRLADNSTIKTFGMIEDVLVKIDDFIFPADFIVLDMKVDKNVPLILGIDFLATCKALIDVGRGEITISDNHSQSTYKIESEMLKFEEAK, from the coding sequence atgagaaagagaaagcCGACAAAATCCGACCTTAAGCTACCACATCATTATAGCGAGATCATCCAAAAGGAGAAGGCAGTGAAGCAGAGAGATCCGGGCCAATTCATTATCCGATGCCGGATTGGAGAGGGAAAGGTTGACAAGGCCCTATGCGATCTAGGATCTTCCATCAATCTCATGCCACTGAAGTACTACGAAAAGCTCAACATTGGGCCACTCAAAACTTCAGACGTAACACTCAGGTTGGCCGATAACTCGACCATAAAAACTTTTGGTATGATTGAGGATGTCTTAGTGAAAATagatgatttcatttttcccGCCGATTTTATTGTGCTTGACATGAAAGTAGACAAGAATGTCCCTCTAATCTTAGGGATAGATTTTCTCGCTACTTGCAAAGCTTTGATTGATGTAGGTCGTGGAGAGATCACAATTAGCGATAACCATAGCCAATCCACCTATAAGATCGAAAGCGAGATGCTCAAGTTTGAGGAAGCAAAGTAG
- the LOC125194984 gene encoding endochitinase A-like: MAKGKATNNPASTTGEDPPEVQATAESQPPSPQRSQPPPTTQIPAMVPLDALAAYLRQQDPNKDWTATLAGFSLAGGMPATSNPTPTATTVNPPTNTPKTSNQTSGKTTATVTAQSEPSNPSPIHQQTEPLDVSPLSAYQDPNWGEIEEKESGGRASESEKGEAEEIMATEAKIDEAEREEIDLNEMARKQGLMTDDEFQAVLGKGDRIVVNPEGVAKVLDLASQAVGKGETTTEAKESEGVVHQSVEERTEEQPEKAEQLEEERQQPETHHEEASMVTKTKPVKRRLVLKNDPKAEKQKPQRVSQRCLGKWKSNTAGANTAADAVEVSSEDEKTTPTKPGEEPSKASQEDTQMATGTISSTPTDQKENTDKVVEGLDLASELVGRKEAARSDTSTRVVTKTTTQEDV, encoded by the coding sequence ATGGCAAAGGGAAAGGCAACCAACAACCCAGCATCTACCACCGGCGAAGACCCGCCAGAAGTCCAAGCAACAGCCGAGTCGCAGCCGCCAAGCCCACAACGATCACAGCCACCGCCGACGACACAAATTCCGGCGATGGTTCCTTTAGACGCACTGGCAGCGTATCTAAGGCAACAAGACCCCAACAAAGATTGGACAGCGACCCTGGCCGGATTTAGCCTGGCCGGAGGAATGCCGGCGACATCAAACCCTACCCCAACTGCAACCACAGTAAATCCACCCACCAACACCCCAAAAACCTCAAATCAGACATCCGGAAAGACCACCGCAACAGTAACTGCACAATCAGAACCCTCTAACCCTTCTCCCATACACCAACAAACAGAACCGCTCGACGTCAGCCCTCTTTCCGCCTATCAAGATCCCAACTGGGGAGAAATAGAGGAAAAGGAGAGTGGAGGGAGAGCAAGCGAGAGCGAGAAAGGTGAAGCAGAGGAGATAATGGCCACTGAGGCCAAAATCGATGAAGCAGAGAGGGAGGAGATAGATCTGAACGAAATGGCCAGAAAGCAAGGGTTAATGACGGATGATGAATTCCAAGCGGTTTTGGGCAAGGGAGATAGGATCGTGGTAAACCCTGAAGGGGTGGCTAAGGTACTGGACCTCGCATCCCAGGCAGTAGGGAAGGGGGAAACAACCACGGAAGCAAAAGAGTCGGAAGGCGTAGTCCACCAATCAGTGGAGGAGAGGACAGAAGAACAACCAGAAAAAGCTGAACAACTTGAGGAGGAGAGGCAACAGCCAGAAACACATCACGAGGAAGCCTCAATGGTAACTAAAACAAAGCCAGTAAAAAGGAGGCTAGTGTTGAAAAACGACCCCAAGGCAGAGAAGCAAAAACCCCAAAGAGTGTCACAAAGATGCTTAGGAAAGTGGAAGTCCAACACGGCAGGAGCAAACACAGCAGCAGATGCAGTGGAAGTTTCGAGCGAAGATGAGAagactactcctacaaaacctgGGGAGGAGCCCTCGAAAGCTAGCCAGGAGGACACCCAAATGGCAACAGGGACAATATCATCAACGCCGACTGACCAGAAGGAGAATACTGACAAGGTGGTTGAGGGTCTGGACCTCGCATCAGAGTTAGTAGGTCGGAAGGAGGCAGCAAGAAGTGATACTAGTACCCGCGTGGTGACCAAGACTACCACCCAGGAGGACGTTTGA
- the LOC125194986 gene encoding uncharacterized protein LOC125194986, with the protein MGDRTDIEKLQEMVKLLMDERDAERAAREALEKKNQEIQPVMNMFNHGNMITFPEGPRIDANNFELRMPLIQRVEQTPFAGRATEDANRHLSKFVEIANTLKLNGVDDDAIRVRLFPFSLTDSAKEWFECMPREKVSTWKDIVAAFLDKYYPPGIILKLKSEIFQFIQGQDEPLYEAFARFKALLRKCPNHGFTVDHQVGILYNGFNEKICAMLDSGANGGFLRKSGEEAMAVIEEFATNSRGWSKERHSLKRIAAVEEAEESSFAKELAELRVRVDQMDSSRKEDPIPPTSIIAVSKPETPTPTVEEINYMQGGGPNRNYNNNYRPNQGGGNFNNYNGNRPHPNLYYSNNNYLQPPAGFNVSKGGVVETLKKEEKYEQGITRILEVIAQDRKVNDTKIGVVEARINNLEQGMNTISTAIANINTQMEQIQKKVDEDRAKAAALVDDVNKKWVAKKKTGDCQDAGGPLDSTWRAATEKAEAPAQQGLVRHNGIVLPFQPKRKFKLEEQFKHFLNMFCKVHTNIPLVESL; encoded by the coding sequence ATGGGTGACCGAACGGACATCGAGAAACTGCAGGAAATGGTGAAGCTACTGATGGATGAGAGAGATGCGGAAAGGGCGGCCCGAGAGGCTCTGGAAAAGAAGAATCAGGAGATACAACCCgtgatgaacatgttcaatcatGGGAATATGATTACCTTTCCCGAAGGACCTCGTATTGACGCTAATAATTTCGAGTTACGCATGCCCCTTATTCAAAGGGTCgagcaaactccttttgcaGGTAGGGCTACAGAGGATGCTAACCgccatctctccaaatttgtGGAGATCGCAAACACTCTCAAACTGAACGGTGTCGACGACGATGCCATAAGGGTAAGACTCTTCCCCTTTTCATTAACTGATTCTGCTAAAGAGTGGTTTGAATGTATGCCCAGAGAAAAGGTCTCCACATGGAAAGACATTGTAGCTGCCTTCCTCGATAAGTATTATCCGCCGGGAATAATTTTGAAGCTCAAAAGCGAGATCTTCCAATTCATCCAAGGCCAGGACGAACCCCTCTATGAGGCGTTTGCTCGTTTCAAAGCCCTTCTCCGAAAGTGCCCTAACCATGGTTTCACCGTGGACCACCAGGTAGGGATTCTCTATAATGGGTTTAACGAGAAAATTTGTGCTATGCTTGATTCAGGTGCAAATGGAGGGTTCTTAAGGAAGTCAGGTGAGGAAGCCATGGCAGTGATAGAGGAATTCGCCACCAACAGCAGGGGGTGGTCGAAAGAAAGGCATAGCCTAAAAAGGATAGCTGCAGTTGAAGAAGCCGAGGAAAGCTCCTTTGCAAAGGAATTGGCCGAGCTTCGAGTTAGGGTGGACCAAATGGATTCATCAAGGAAGGAGGACCCGATTCCACCAACCTCCATTATTGCAGTCTCTAAGCCTGAAACTCCTACCCCGACAGTGGAAGAAATCAACTACATGCAAGGAGGCGGCCCCAATAGAAATTACAACAACAACTATCGCCCTAACCAGGGGGGcggtaatttcaataattataatggaaacCGACCTCACCCTAATCTCTAttattctaacaataattactTGCAACCCCCCGCAGGATTTAATGTTAGCAAGGGAGGAGTAGTTGAGACACTCAAGAAGgaggaaaagtatgaacaaGGGATCACAAGGATCTTGGAGGTAATCGCGCAAGACAGGAAGGTTAATGACACCAAGATCGGAGTGGTTGAAGCTAGGATAAACAACCTCGAGCAGGGAATGAACACGATCTCAACAGCCATAGCCAACATCAACACACAAATGGAGCAAATTCAAAAGAAAGTGGATGAGGATAGGGCAAAGGCAGCCGCACTAGTGGACGACGTCAACAAAAAGTGGGTGGCAAAGAAGAAAACTGGGGACTGCCAAGACGCCGGCGGACCGCTGGACTCTACGTGGCGGGCCGCCACCGAGAAGGCAGAAGCGCCCGCCCAGCAGGGACTCGTGCGGCACAATGGGATTGTGCTACCTTTCCAGCCAAAGAGGAAGTTTAAGCTCGAAGAGCAgttcaaacattttttgaacatgttttgtaAAGTTCATACTAACATTCCTCTAGTTGAATCGCTGTAG
- the LOC125197113 gene encoding ubiquitin receptor RAD23b-like isoform X2, which yields MAVKKSIEDVQGKDNYPCGQQLLIYNGKVLKDGSTLADNKVSEDGFLVVMLSKSKSLSSSASTSSQPASTAAPASKIAAETSNPASPASIPAPVAEARASIPSPKSTGPASVAPLANDQSGSYDEAASSLVAPNNLDQTIQQLIDMGGGSWDKETVRRALRAAYNNAERAVDYLYSGIPETAEVDVPLAQPLVDSMVGTGSPALGGPNSSPLNLFPQETISGAGSLGFLRNNQQFQALRSLVQANPQILQPMLQELGKQNPSLLRLIQENHQEFLQLINEPVDGSEGDIFDQAEQDMPHAVSVTPAEQEAIERMEAMGFDRALVIEAFLACDRNEELALNYLLENAGDFED from the exons ATGGCTGTTAAGAAATCCATTGAAGATGTGCAAGGCAAAGATAATTATCCATGTGGTCAGCAGTTGTTGATATATAATGGGAAAGTGTTAAAAGATGGAAGTACCTTAGCTGATAACAAGGTCTCCGAAGATGGCTTTCTTGTTGTCATGCTAAGCAAG AGCAAAAGTTTGAGCTCAAGTGCGTCAACATCTTCTCAG CCTGCATCTACTGCTGCACCAGCTAGTAAAATAGCTGCAGAGACTAGTAATCCAGCTTCACCGGCTAGTATTCCTGCTCCTGTGGCTGAAGCTCGAGCATCCATACC GAGCCCTAAGAGCACCGGACCAGCTTCTGTTGCTCCATTAGCGAA TGATCAATCTGGATCATATGACGAAGCTGCTTCCAGTTTAGTTGCTCCCAATAATCTTGACCAGACTATTCAACAACTGATTGATATGGGTGGTGGTAGTTGGGACAAAGAGACAGTAAGGCGTGCTCTTCGAGCTGCATACAATAATGCAGAACGAGCCGTTGACTACTTGTATTCG GGAATCCCCGAGACCGCAGAAGTGGATGTACCATTGGCCCAACCTCTTGTCGATTCCATGGTTGGAACTGGTTCACCAGCTTTAGGAGGACCGAACTCATCCCCTTTGAATTTGTTTCCTCAG GAGACTATTTCTGGTGCCGGATCCCTCGGTTTCCTCAGGAACAACCAACAG TTTCAAGCCCTGCGTTCGCTGGTTCAAGCTAATCCACAAATTCTGCAG CCCATGCTTCAGGAGCTTGGAAAGCAAAATCCTTCACTCCTGAGACTCATACAAGAAAACCATCAGGAGTTCctccaattaattaatgaaccTGTTGATGGTTCTGAAGG GGATATATTTGATCAGGCTGAGCAGGACATGCCCCATGCCGTCAGTGTCACACCTGCAGAACAGGAGGCAATTGAAAGA ATGGAAGCAATGGGATTTGATAGAGCTCTTGTGATCGAGGCATTTTTAGCTTGTGATCGCAATGAAGAGCTAGCACTGAACTACTTGCTGGAAAAcgctggagattttgaagattga
- the LOC125195741 gene encoding uncharacterized protein LOC125195741: protein MQPPHHHSRINLAELKAQLVKKLGPEGSKQYFYFLHRFLSLKLSKVEFNKLCVRIISRENIPLHNQFIRSILRNACSAKTPPPANQKGGGVSRDGAQLGGKDASADGFLPNGSHANVAQASGSPGLLNGGGDMLLLPLSPRKARTGIRDRKTGDRRSALGPNGKASLVLENGDSNPPDIGRPLHSGSENEIFAPNVAKMSIVRRSSDVSAPSCSKDQTELVVRDDGKEASTRSPLRAPLGVPFCPVNVGRAHRALPLSSSSRCIGSYKNSALLDSLTLRERMGKIALIQGLEEVSVDSANILNHGLDAYMKGLIRSCIELVGSRSGHESTKKKTNKHMKHINGLKPGHQEKRSECPISVQDFRVAMELNPRKLGEDWPLLLEKICTNAFDE, encoded by the coding sequence ATGCAACCGCCACATCACCATTCGCGGATCAATCTTGCTGAATTGAAAGCTCAGTTAGTGAAGAAACTTGGGCCGGAGGGGTCAAAGCAATATTTCTATTTCCTTCATAGGTTCTTGAGTTTGAAACTGAGTAAGGTTGAGTTCAATAAGCTTTGTGTTAGAATTATTAGCCGGGAGAATATTCCACTTCACAATCAGTTCATCCGTTCGATACTGAGAAATGCTTGTAGTGCAAAGACGCCACCGCCAGCCAATCAGAAGGGTGGTGGTGTTTCGAGAGATGGAGCACAACTTGGCGGCAAGGATGCATCTGCTGATGGTTTCCTGCCAAACGGGTCCCACGCCAATGTAGCTCAAGCTTCTGGTTCTCCCGGTTTATTGAATGGAGGTGGTGATATGCTGCTGCTACCTCTCTCGCCTCGGAAGGCCAGGACTGGTATTCGTGACCGGAAGACTGGTGATCGTCGTAGTGCACTTGGACCTAATGGGAAGGCTAGTTTGGTGTTGGAGAACGGGGATTCGAATCCACCTGACATAGGGAGGCCACTGCATTCAGGGAGCGAAAATGAGATCTTTGCTCCAAATGTTGCCAAAATGTCCATTGTTAGGAGATCTTCAGATGTTTCAGCTCCTTCATGTAGCAAAGACCAAACCGAGTTGGTTGTCAGAGACGATGGGAAAGAGGCTTCTACCAGAAGTCCACTTCGAGCTCCCCTTGGGGTTCCGTTTTGTCCGGTTAATGTTGGTAGGGCGCACAGAGCTCTGCCTCTGTCGAGTAGCAGTAGATGTATTGGGTCGTATAAAAACAGTGCTTTGTTGGATAGTCTAACATTAAGGGAACGAATGGGGAAGATTGCTCTGATACAGGGTCTCGAAGAGGTGTCCGTTGATTCTGCCAACATACTGAACCATGGTTTAGACGCATACATGAAAGGATTGATCCGGTCATGCATCGAGCTTGTAGGTTCAAGATCGGGGCATGAGTCAACgaagaaaaaaactaacaaaCATATGAAGCATATCAACGGTTTAAAACCGGGAcatcaagaaaaaagaagtgaaTGCCCTATTTCGGTACAGGACTTCAGGGTTGCGATGGAGCTGAATCCTAGAAAACTCGGGGAAGACTGGCCGTTGTTGCTGGAGAAAATATGTACAAATGCATTTGATGAATAG
- the LOC125197113 gene encoding ubiquitin receptor RAD23b-like isoform X1 has translation MKLTVKTLKGSHFQISVHATDTIMAVKKSIEDVQGKDNYPCGQQLLIYNGKVLKDGSTLADNKVSEDGFLVVMLSKSKSLSSSASTSSQPASTAAPASKIAAETSNPASPASIPAPVAEARASIPSPKSTGPASVAPLANDQSGSYDEAASSLVAPNNLDQTIQQLIDMGGGSWDKETVRRALRAAYNNAERAVDYLYSGIPETAEVDVPLAQPLVDSMVGTGSPALGGPNSSPLNLFPQETISGAGSLGFLRNNQQFQALRSLVQANPQILQPMLQELGKQNPSLLRLIQENHQEFLQLINEPVDGSEGDIFDQAEQDMPHAVSVTPAEQEAIERMEAMGFDRALVIEAFLACDRNEELALNYLLENAGDFED, from the exons ATGAAGCTCACCGTCAAAACTCTCAAAGGCAGCCACTTCCAAATTAGCGTCCATGCCACCGATACC ATAATGGCTGTTAAGAAATCCATTGAAGATGTGCAAGGCAAAGATAATTATCCATGTGGTCAGCAGTTGTTGATATATAATGGGAAAGTGTTAAAAGATGGAAGTACCTTAGCTGATAACAAGGTCTCCGAAGATGGCTTTCTTGTTGTCATGCTAAGCAAG AGCAAAAGTTTGAGCTCAAGTGCGTCAACATCTTCTCAG CCTGCATCTACTGCTGCACCAGCTAGTAAAATAGCTGCAGAGACTAGTAATCCAGCTTCACCGGCTAGTATTCCTGCTCCTGTGGCTGAAGCTCGAGCATCCATACC GAGCCCTAAGAGCACCGGACCAGCTTCTGTTGCTCCATTAGCGAA TGATCAATCTGGATCATATGACGAAGCTGCTTCCAGTTTAGTTGCTCCCAATAATCTTGACCAGACTATTCAACAACTGATTGATATGGGTGGTGGTAGTTGGGACAAAGAGACAGTAAGGCGTGCTCTTCGAGCTGCATACAATAATGCAGAACGAGCCGTTGACTACTTGTATTCG GGAATCCCCGAGACCGCAGAAGTGGATGTACCATTGGCCCAACCTCTTGTCGATTCCATGGTTGGAACTGGTTCACCAGCTTTAGGAGGACCGAACTCATCCCCTTTGAATTTGTTTCCTCAG GAGACTATTTCTGGTGCCGGATCCCTCGGTTTCCTCAGGAACAACCAACAG TTTCAAGCCCTGCGTTCGCTGGTTCAAGCTAATCCACAAATTCTGCAG CCCATGCTTCAGGAGCTTGGAAAGCAAAATCCTTCACTCCTGAGACTCATACAAGAAAACCATCAGGAGTTCctccaattaattaatgaaccTGTTGATGGTTCTGAAGG GGATATATTTGATCAGGCTGAGCAGGACATGCCCCATGCCGTCAGTGTCACACCTGCAGAACAGGAGGCAATTGAAAGA ATGGAAGCAATGGGATTTGATAGAGCTCTTGTGATCGAGGCATTTTTAGCTTGTGATCGCAATGAAGAGCTAGCACTGAACTACTTGCTGGAAAAcgctggagattttgaagattga